In Vibrio echinoideorum, the following proteins share a genomic window:
- the nirD gene encoding nitrite reductase small subunit NirD: MENWTTVCSTRDLTPNGGICAKVDDNQVAIFYCKRSDTLYGLSNYDPVGKANVMSRGIIGSLSGEPYVASPLYKQHYHLETGACLEQPDLKLVKFEVRKQGEQVQVLAPLAIAS, from the coding sequence ATGGAAAATTGGACAACCGTATGTAGCACCCGGGACTTAACCCCAAATGGTGGAATTTGCGCCAAAGTAGACGATAACCAAGTGGCTATTTTTTACTGCAAGCGCAGCGACACGCTTTATGGGCTCTCTAATTACGACCCTGTCGGCAAAGCGAATGTTATGTCACGTGGTATCATTGGTTCATTAAGCGGTGAGCCTTACGTAGCCTCGCCCTTATACAAGCAGCATTACCACTTAGAAACTGGCGCGTGCCTTGAACAACCCGATCTCAAGCTCGTGAAATTTGAAGTTCGCAAGCAAGGAGAGCAAGTACAGGTTCTCGCACCGCTTGCTATCGCCAGTTAA